Proteins co-encoded in one Saccharomyces mikatae IFO 1815 strain IFO1815 genome assembly, chromosome: 14 genomic window:
- the MRP7 gene encoding mitochondrial 54S ribosomal protein bL27m (similar to Saccharomyces cerevisiae MRP7 (YNL005C); ancestral locus Anc_1.410) produces the protein MWNYAILDACSFSRQRSVSGVFVQVRNATKRAAGSRTSMKDSAGRRLGPKKYEGQDVSPGEIIMRQRGTKFYPGENVGIGKDHSIFALEPGVVRYYLDPFHPKRKFIGVALSRDLNLPSPHFEPTIRRFGHFELTNKRAASKEENSISRKDYLAKPDILKQLNIRESKRKELQKELSKVLQEELKLDIADIDLATLYLTRVRASLKNGFSIEDARFNSRYYLKTEERLKAKRENWTNEKLTESLSKIDSCSDLLNSSTSFNNKLKLHQYISEQEKQALKVKLLGDLEKVQHVRTKKDKNDIKALFKDACNFLTLSEEVHLRRKYLKPVFPETDSTVETKIGKKTIVSRRFDYTKNKVQIIARTKQAYLNKL, from the coding sequence ATGTGGAATTATGCTATACTAGATGCCTGTAGCTTTTCACGTCAAAGGAGTGTATCTGGTGTGTTCGTTCAAGTGCGTAATGCCACTAAAAGAGCAGCCGGTTCCAGAACAAGCATGAAAGATTCTGCAGGGAGAAGACTAGGTCCAAAGAAGTATGAAGGCCAGGATGTTTCCCCAGGTGAAATTATTATGAGACAAAGAGGAACTAAGTTCTATCCCGGGGAAAACGTTGGTATAGGGAAGGATCATTCCATATTTGCTTTGGAGCCTGGAGTTGTTCGTTACTACCTTGATCCTTTTCatccaaaaagaaagtttatCGGCGTGGCTTTAAGTCGCGATTTGAACTTACCATCCCCTCACTTTGAGCCAACCATAAGAAGGTTTGGTCATTTTGAGCTTACTAACAAGAGAGCAGCGTCTAAAGAAGAGAATTCTATATCCAGAAAAGATTATCTTGCCAAACCTGATATTTTAAAACAGTTGAATATCAGGGAATccaaaaggaaagaattaCAGAAGGAACTTAGTAAAGTTCTTCAAGAAGAACTTAAGTTGGATATAGCGGACATCGATTTGGCAACATTATATTTGACTCGTGTAAGGGCTTCATTGAAGAACGGTTTCTCCATTGAAGATGCAAGGTTCAATAGTAGATACTACTTAAAAACAGAAGAGCGTTTAAAGGCAAAGAGAGAAAACTGGACAAATGAGAAATTGACAGAAAGTCTATCAAAGATTGATAGCTGTAGTGATCTATTGAATTCATCTACatctttcaataataaGCTAAAATTGCATCAGTACATTTCTGAACAAGAGAAGCAAGCCTTGAAGGTAAAGCTACTGGGGGATTTAGAAAAAGTGCAACACGTACGAACCAAAAAAGACAAGAACGACATTAAGGCACTTTTCAAAGACGCTTGTAACTTCCTGACTTTATCAGAAGAGGTTCATTTGCGTAGGAAATACTTAAAGCCCGTCTTCCCCGAAACGGACAGTACCGTTGAAACTAAAAtaggaaagaaaacaattgTGTCTAGACGTTTTGACTACACCAAGAACAAAGTCCAAATCATCGCTAGAACCAAGCAAGCTTATTTGAACAagctttga
- the HRB1 gene encoding mRNA-binding protein (similar to Saccharomyces cerevisiae GBP2 (YCL011C) and HRB1 (YNL004W); ancestral locus Anc_1.408), with the protein MSDQERSSENNNRSRSRSRSPVRRRMSGDRGYERDNHSSRGSGNYNGGRRFTDTYRGGRERAEYRGRERPTYRERESFNNRDNPRSRDRYDNRYRGRDGSGRYENRRDDYPRNFRARHNPRDDSRRSGFNSKGARGDYGPLLARELDSTYEEKVNRNYSNSIFVGNLTYDSTPEDLTEFFSQIGKVVRADIITSRGHHRGMGTVEFTNSDDVEKAIRQYDGAFFMDRKIFVRQDNPPPSSNIRERKGLDRGEPRHNRKTYEIIVKNLPSSINWQALKDMFKECGNVAHADVKLNGDGVSTGCGTVCFYDAKDLHRAVEKYNGYDIEGSILNVKSKESLHDDGDGDDFDIPIEGSAVNEEARKFTEDVVGGGERNSLIYCSNLPFSTANSDLYDLFETIGKINNAELRYDSKGMPTGIAVVEYDNVEDADVCIERLNNYNYGGCDLDISYAKRL; encoded by the exons ATGTCtgatcaagaaagaagttcAGAAAAC AATAATCGAAGTAGATCGAGATCGAGATCGCCCGTTCGTCGCCGGATGAGTGGTGATCGTGGTTATGAAAGAGACAACCACTCGTCGCGGGGATCAGGTAATTATAATGGTGGGCGAAGGTTCACAGATACGTATAGAGGAGGCAGGGAGAGGGCGGAGTATAGAGGCAGGGAGAGGCCCACTTATAGGGAAAGAGAATCGTTCAATAACAGAGATAATCCTAGATCCAGAGATCGTTACGACAATAGGTACAGAGGAAGAGATGGAAGTGGTCGTTATGAGAACAGGCGTGATGATTATCCCAGAAACTTTAGAGCTAGACATAATCCACGCGACGACAGTAGAAGAAGCGGTTTCAACAGCAAAGGAGCAAGAGGGGATTACGGTCCTTTGTTAGCGCGTGAGTTGGATAGTAcatatgaagaaaaagttaatAGAAACTATTCCAATAGTATCTTCGTAGGTAATTTGACTTACGATAGCACCCCTGAAGATTTAACTGAGTTTTTTTCACAAATAGGAAAAGTAGTCCGCGCGGATATCATTACATCAAGAGGACACCACAGAGGTATGGGTACAGTTGAGTTCACTAATTCAGATGATGTTGAGAAAGCCATTCGCCAGTACGATGGGGCATTCTTCATGGATCGCAAAATATTTGTCAGACAAGATAACCCACCACCTTCAAGCAATAtcagagaaagaaagggACTCGATAGGGGAGAACCTAGACATAACCGAAAAACTTATGAAATCATTGTCAAAAATTTACCTTCTTCGATCAATTGGCAGGCTTTAAAAGATATGTTCAAGGAATGTGGGAATGTTGCACACGCTGATGTGAAATTGAATGGCGATGGAGTATCTACTGGTTGCGGTACAGTGTGCTTTTATGATGCAAAGGATCTACATAGAGCggttgaaaaatataacgGTTATGATATAGAAGGTAGCATTTTAAACGTCAAATCTAAGGAAAGCTTACATGACGACGGTGATGGAGACGATTTCGATATTCCAATAGAAGGTTCTGCCGTAAATGAAGAAGCTCGTAAATTTACCGAAGACGTTGTTGGTGGAGGTGAAAGAAATAGCTTGATATATTGTAGTAATTTGCCATTCTCGACCGCAAATAGTGATCTTTATGACCTTTTCGAGACTATTggaaaaatcaataatgCTGAACTAAGGTACGATTCCAAAGGAATGCCGACTGGAATAGCTGTAGTTGAATACGATAACGTCGAAGACGCAGATGTCTGTATCGAAAGGTTAAATAACTATAACTATGGTGGTTGTGATCTAGATATATCTTATGCTAAACGTCTctag
- the PET8 gene encoding Pet8p (similar to Saccharomyces cerevisiae PET8 (YNL003C); ancestral locus Anc_1.404), with translation MNTFFLSLLSGAAAGTSTDLVFFPIDTIKTRIQAKGGFFANGGYKGIYRGLGSAVVASAPGASLFFISYDYMKVKSRPYISKLCPPGSEQLIDTTTHMLSSSIGEICACLVRVPAEVVKQRTQVHSTNSSWQTLQSILRNDNKEGLRKNLYRGWSTTIMREIPFTCIQFPLYEYLKKTWARANDQTKVEPWKGAICGSIAGGIAAATTTPLDFLKTRLMLGKKTSSLGSVIIKIYREEGPTVFFSGVGPRTMWISAGGAIFLGMYETVHSLLSKGFSTGGEMKA, from the coding sequence ATGAatactttctttctttccttgCTAAGTGGCGCCGCCGCTGGTACTTCTACGGACTTGGTATTTTTCCCCATAGACACAATCAAGACCAGAATTCAAGCTAAGGGTGGATTCTTTGCTAATGGGGGGTACAAAGGCATATATCGCGGCTTGGGAAGCGCTGTTGTAGCATCTGCACCAGGTGCTtcccttttctttatcagtTATGACTATATGAAAGTGAAATCAAGACCATATATCAGTAAACTATGCCCACCGGGATCCGAGCAATTGATTGACACAACAACACACATgctctcttcttctattgGTGAAATTTGTGCATGTCTTGTCCGTGTTCCTGCAGAAGTCGTTAAACAAAGGACGCAAGTTCATTCTACAAACTCCTCCTGGCAAACTCTACAGTCAATTTTACGAAATGATAATAAGGAGGGTTTAAGGAAGAATCTTTATAGGGGATGGTCTACCACCATCATGAGAGAAATACCGTTCACCTGTATACAATTTCCCCTATACGAGTATCTAAAAAAGACTTGGGCAAGAGCCAATGACCAAACCAAAGTAGAGCCTTGGAAGGGGGCTATATGCGGTTCTATTGCGGGTGGTATTGCGGCAGCTACAACAACACCTTTGGATTTCTTAAAGACTAGATTGATGCTTGgcaaaaaaacttcttcaCTTGGGAGCGtaatcatcaaaatttaTAGAGAAGAAGGTCCTACAGTATTTTTCAGTGGAGTGGGGCCTCGGACTATGTGGATCAGTGCAGGTGGTGCTATCTTTCTAGGGATGTATGAAACTGTTCATTCTTTGCTATCAAAAGGTTTTTCTACGGGAGGAGAAATGAAAGCGTAA
- the RLP7 gene encoding Rlp7p (similar to Saccharomyces cerevisiae RLP7 (YNL002C); ancestral locus Anc_1.401), which produces MSSAQDSKTHTLNSNPEILLRKRRNADRTRIEKQELAKKKREEQIKRKRSNKNKFVRAESIVAKTLATSREKERIKRVSILEDKKAKNETQHIASERDFILRITEKAINTEEKSVDLAESDDEEDDGLIREKTNYDGKPALLFVVRVRGPLAVNIPNKAFKILSLLRLIETDTGVFVKLTKNVYPLLKVIAPYVVIGKPSLSSIRSLIQKRGKIMHQGDNDAEPHEIVLNDNNIVEEKLGENGIICVEDIIHEIATMGDSFSVCNFFLQPFKLNREVSGFGSLNKLRKIKQREAESRTRQFSNAATAPVIEVDIDSLLAKLN; this is translated from the coding sequence ATGTCTTCAGCTCAAGATAGTAAAACTCATACTCTTAATTCTAATCCAGAAATCCTCttgaggaaaagaagaaatgccGATAGAACAAGGATCGAGAAACAAGAATtagcaaagaaaaagagagaagaacaaataaagagaaagagaagtaacaagaacaaatttGTCAGAGCTGAAAGTATAGTTGCAAAGACGTTGGCTACTTCTAGAGAAAAGGAGAGAATCAAAAGAGTTTCCATATTAGAAGACAAGAAAGCCAAGAATGAGACGCAGCATATTGCATCTGAGAGGGATTTTATTTTAAGAATAACAGAAAAAGCCATCAatacagaagaaaaatctgTCGACTTGGCGGAAAgcgatgatgaagaggacGATGGTTTGATCAGAGAGAAGACTAACTACGACGGTAAACCTGctttactttttgttgTTAGAGTGAGAGGTCCGCTTGCTGTAAATATTCCTAACAAAGcattcaaaattttatctTTGCTTAGATTGATTGAAACTGATACCGGTGTTTTCGTCAAATTGACCAAGAATGTATATCCGTTGCTGAAGGTTATTGCACCATACGTAGTAATCGGGAAACCTTCTCTATCTTCTATTCGTTCTTTGATCCAGAAGAGAGGTAAAATAATGCATCAAGGTGATAATGACGCTGAACCTCACGAAATAGTTCTCAACGACAATAACATTGTTGAGGAAAAATTAGGAGAGAATGGAATTATTTGTGTCGAAGATATCATTCATGAAATTGCCACTATGGGTGACTCTTTCTCTGTTTGtaactttttcttgcaaCCATTCAAGTTAAATAGAGAAGTATCTGGGTTTGGGTCTTTGAACaaattgagaaaaataaaacaacgGGAGGCTGAATCAAGAACCCGTCAATTTTCAAATGCGGCTACTGCACCAGTTATTGAAGTTGACATTGACTCTTTATTAGCTAAGTTAAATTGA
- the DOM34 gene encoding ribosome dissociation factor DOM34 (similar to Saccharomyces cerevisiae DOM34 (YNL001W) and YCL001W-B; ancestral locus Anc_1.418) — MKVINLKKDSFNKGGAVITLLPEDKEDLFTIYQIVDKDDELIFKKKFTSKLDEAGKKKSTDLVKLKIKVISEDFDMKDEYLKYKGITVTDESGSSNVDIPVGKYLSFTLDYAYPFTIIKQNFNKFMQKLLNEACNIEYKSDTAAVVLQEGIAHVCLVTASSTILKQKIEYSMPKKKRTTDVMKFDEKTEKFYKSIYNAMKKDLNFEKLKTIILCSPGFYAKILMDKILQYAEEEHNKKILDNKEMFFIAHCSTGYLQGINEVLKNPLYTSKLQDTKYSKEIIVMDEFLLHLNKDDDKAWYGENEVVKAADYGAINYLLLTDKILHSDNIAQREKYLQLMDSVESNGGKTLVLSTLHSLGEELDQLTGIACILKYPLPDLDEDGEE; from the coding sequence ATGAAAGTTATCAATCTGAAAAAGGATTCTTTCAACAAGGGAGGAGCAGTAATTACTCTGTTACCGGAGGACAAGGAAGATTTGTTTACGATTTACCAAATTGTGGATAAAGATGACGAGTTgatattcaagaaaaagtttacATCTAAGCTTGATGAAGCTggtaagaagaaaagtacAGATTTAGTTAAATTGAAGATCAAAGTAATATCTGAGGATTTTGATATGAAAGATGAGTATCTAAAATACAAAGGTATTACTGTTACCGATGAAAGTGGGAGTAGTAATGTCGATATACCTGTTGGTAAATATTTGAGCTTCACCCTAGACTATGCATATCCCTTCACTATTATAAAACAGAACTTTAATAAATTCATGCAAAAGCTTTTAAATGAAGCCTGTAATATTGAATATAAATCAGATACTGCAGCAGTGGTTCTACAGGAGGGGATCGCCCACGTTTGTTTAGTGACGGCCTCCTCTACTAtattaaaacaaaaaattgagtATAGTAtgccaaaaaagaagagaaccACTGATGTAATGAAATTCGATGAGAAAACCgaaaaattctataaatCTATTTACAACGCGATGAAAAAAGACctaaattttgaaaagttaaaaacTATCATTCTTTGTTCTCCTGGATTTTATGCTAAGATCTTGATGGACAAAATTCTACAGTATGCTGAAGAGGAACacaataagaaaatactCGACAATAAAGAAATGTTCTTTATTGCCCATTGCTCCACGGGCTATTTACAGGGCATTAATGAAGTTTTAAAGAATCCATTATACACTTCAAAGCTCCAAGATACAAAATACTCTAAAGAGATCATTGTGATGGATGAATTTTTGTTACACTTAAATaaggatgatgataaagCTTGGTATGGTGAAAACGAAGTTGTTAAAGCTGCAGATTATGGGGCGATTAATTATCTATTGTTAACGGATAAAATTTTGCATTCAGATAATATTGCACAGAGGGAGAAGTATTTGCAACTAATGGATTCTGTTGAGAGTAATGGGGGAAAAACATTGGTGTTAAGCACTTTGCATTCTCTCGGAGAAGAACTTGACCAACTGACAGGTATAGCTTGCATTCTCAAGTATCCACTTCCTGATCTTGACGAAGATGGTGAGGAATGA
- the CIT1 gene encoding citrate (Si)-synthase CIT1 (similar to Saccharomyces cerevisiae CIT2 (YCR005C) and CIT1 (YNR001C); ancestral locus Anc_1.422), translating to MSAILSTTSKSFLTRNSARSCQNTQKALFALLNARHYSSASEQTLKERFAEIIPAKAEEIKKFKKEHGKTVIGEVLLEQAYGGMRGIKGLVWEGSVLDPEEGIRFRGRTIPEIQRELPKAEGSTEPLPEALFWLLLTGEIPTDAQVKALSADLAARSEIPEHVIRLLDNLPKNLHPMAQFSIAVTALESESKFAKAYAQGVSKKEYWSYTFEDSLDLLGKLPVIASKIYRNVFKDGKITSTDPNADYGKNLAQLLGYENKDFIDLMRLYLTIHSDHEGGNVSAHTTHLVGSALSSPYLSLAAGLNGLAGPLHGRANQEVLEWLFKLREEVKGDYSKETIEKYLWDTLNAGRVVPGYGHAVLRKTDPRYMAQREFALKHFPDYELFRLVSTIYDVAPGVLTKHGKTKNPWPNVDSHSGVLLQYYGLTEASFYTVLFGVARAIGVLPQLIIDRAVGAPIERPKSFSTEKYKELIKKIESKN from the coding sequence ATGTCAGCGATATTATCAACTACTAGCAAAAGTTTCTTAACAAGAAACTCTGCCAGATCATGCCAAAATACGCAAAAGGCTCTTTTCGCGCTGTTAAACGCTCGCCATTACAGTAGCGCCTCTGAACAAACGTTAAAGGAGAGATTTGCTGAAATTATTCCAGCAAaagcagaagaaattaaaaaatttaagaaagaacatGGTAAAACTGTCATTGGTGAAGTTCTACTGGAGCAAGCTTATGGTGGTATGAGAGGTATCAAAGGCCTTGTTTGGGAAGGTTCAGTTTTAGATCCTGAGGAAGGTATCAGATTTAGGGGTCGTACCATTCCTGAAATTCAAAGGGAACTACCAAAGGCTGAGGGAAGTACTGAACCTTTACCAGAAGCTCTATTTTGGTTACTTTTGACGGGTGAAATACCCACCGATGCTCAAGTCAAAGCTCTTTCTGCAGATCTAGCTGCCAGGTCAGAAATTCCAGAGCACGTCATCCGACTTTTAGATAACCTGCCAAAGAACCTACATCCAATGGCACAATTTTCTATTGCAGTAACTGCTTTGGAAAGTGAATCTAAGTTCGCCAAAGCATATGCTCAAGGTGTTTCTAAGAAGGAGTACTGGAGCTACACCTTTGAAGATTCGTTGGACTTACTGGGTAAGCTACCTGTCATTGCCTCCAAAATTTACCGCAATGTATTCAAAGATGGAAAAATTACATCTACCGATCCTAATGCCGACTACGGTAAAAACCTAGCTCAGCTTTTGGGTtatgaaaacaaagatTTTATTGACTTGATGAGACTATATCTAACAATTCATTCCGATCATGAAGGTGGTAATGTCTCTGCTCACACCACACATTTAGTGGGTTCTGCCTTGTCTTCGCCTTACCTATCTTTAGCCGCTGGTTTGAACGGTTTAGCTGGCCCATTGCATGGACGTGCCAATCAAGAAGTTTTAGAATGGCTATTTAAATTGAGAGAAGAAGTGAAAGGGGATTATTCgaaagaaacaattgaaaagtaCTTGTGGGACACTTTGAATGCAGGAAGAGTTGTTCCAGGTTATGGCCATGCTGTCTTAAGGAAAACCGATCCTCGTTATATGGCTCAACGTGAATTTGCATTGAAACATTTCCCAGACTATGAATTATTTAGGCTAGTCTCCACTATTTATGATGTTGCCCCAGGCGTTCTAACCAAGCACGGCAAGACCAAGAATCCATGGCCAAATGTTGATTCGCATTCCGGTGTTTTATTGCAGTACTATGGCCTAACAGAGGCTTCGTTCTATACTGTACTGTTTGGCGTTGCCAGGGCCATTGGTGTGTTACCTCAGTTAATCATCGATAGAGCTGTTGGTGCTCCAATTGAAAGGCCAAAGTCATTCTCCACCGAAAAATACAAGGagttgataaagaagatcgaaagtaaaaattaa
- the ATO2 gene encoding putative ammonium permease ATO2 (similar to Saccharomyces cerevisiae ADY2 (YCR010C) and ATO2 (YNR002C); ancestral locus Anc_1.425) has protein sequence MSDRDQRSGNTAFENPKALDSSEGEFICENKDHSRHSQESLCKIYTAGKNNEYIYIGRQKFLRDDLVEAFGGTLNPGLAPAPVHKFANPAPLGLSGFALTTFVLSMFNARAQGITIPNVVVGCAMFYGGLVQLIAGIWEIALENTFGGTALCSFGGFWLSFGAIYIPWFGILDAYKDKESDLGNALGFYLLGWALFTFGLAVCTMKSTVMFFALFFLLAVTFLLLSIGNFTGETGVTRAGGVLGVIVAFIAWYNAYAGIATRQNSYVMVHPFALPSNDKVFF, from the coding sequence ATGTCTGACAGAGATCAACGCAGCGGAAACACTGCTTTCGAAAACCCTAAGGCGCTTGATTCTTCCGAGGGTGAATTCATTTGTGAAAACAAGGACCACAGTCGCCATTCGCAAGAGTCCCTTTGTAAAATATATACCGCGGGCAAAAACAACGAATACATCTATATTGGTCGCCAGAAATTTTTAAGGGATGATTTGGTCGAGGCATTTGGTGGTACTTTGAATCCAGGTTTAGCTCCTGCGCCTGTCCATAAATTCGCCAATCCTGCTCCCCTAGGTCTTTCTGGTTTCGCCCTCACTACGTTTGTATTATCCATGTTCAATGCAAGAGCTCAAGGTATCACTATTCCTAATGTTGTTGTTGGATGTGCCATGTTTTACGGTGGCCTTGTTCAACTAATTGCTGGTATCTGGGAAATCGCTTTAGAGAACACTTTTGGTGGTACAGCACTCTGTTCCTTTGGTGGATTTTGGTTAAGTTTTGGTGCTATTTATATTCCTTGGTTTGGCATTTTGGATGCCTACAAAGACAAAGAATCTGATCTTGGAAATGCACTAGGATTTTACCTTTTGGGATGGGCACTTTTCACTTTTGGTCTTGCTGTCTGCACCATGAAGTCAACCGTAATGTTTTTTGCCTTATTCTTCCTCTTAGCTGTTACCTTTTTACTCCTGTCAATTGGGAATTTCACAGGCGAGACAGGAGTTACTAGAGCTGGAGGTGTTCTTGGTGTGATAGTTGCCTTCATCGCCTGGTATAACGCTTACGCAGGTATTGCGACAAGGCAAAACTCGTACGTTATGGTTCACCCCTTCGCGTTACCTAGCAACGataaagttttcttttaa
- the RPC34 gene encoding DNA-directed RNA polymerase III subunit C34 (similar to Saccharomyces cerevisiae RPC34 (YNR003C); ancestral locus Anc_1.426), which yields MSGMIENGLHLSDNAKALHSQMMSKGIGALFTQQELQKQMGIESLTDLMSIVQELLDKNLIKLVKQNDELKFQGVLEAEAQKKATMSAEEALVYSYIEASGREGIWSKTIKARTNLHQHVVLKCLKSLESQRYVKSVKSVKFPTRKIYMLYSLQPSVDITGGPWFTDGELDIEFINSLLTIVWRFISENTFPNGFKNFENGPNRNVFYAPNVKNYSTTQEILDFITAAQVANVELTPSNIRSLCEVLMYDDKLEKVTHDCYRVTLESILQMNQGESQMEAGNQASEDEEEFSIFNYFKMFPASKHDKEVVYFDEWTI from the coding sequence ATGAGTGGAATGATAGAAAATGGGTTACACCTGTCGGACAATGCTAAAGCTCTACACAGCCAGATGATGTCAAAAGGTATAGGCGCATTATTTACGCAACAAGAACTTCAAAAGCAGATGGGAATCGAATCATTAACGGACTTGATGTCCATTGTACAGGAATTGCtagataagaatttgatcaAATTAGTAAAACAAAACGATGAATTAAAATTCCAGGGTGTTTTGGAAGCGGAGGCACAAAAGAAAGCCACCATGTCAGCTGAAGAGGCATTAGTATATTCTTACATCGAAGCCAGTGGTAGAGAAGGGATATGGTCCAAGACTATCAAGGCAAGAACCAACCTCCACCAGCACGTAGTCCTGAAATGTTTAAAGAGTTTAGAATCTCAAAGATATGTGAAGAGTGTCAAGAGTGTGAAGTTTCCTACAAGAAAGATCTACATGCTATACAGTTTACAACCGTCTGTGGACATCACAGGAGGGCCATGGTTTACAGATGGAGAACTAGATATagaattcatcaatagTTTATTGACTATTGTCTGGAGGTTCATATCAGAGAACACCTTTCCTAATGGCTTCAAGAATTTCGAAAACGGACCCAATAGGAACGTCTTTTATGCTCCAAATGTAAAGAACTATTCTACTACGCAGGAAATCTTGGATTTCATTACAGCAGCCCAAGTAGCCAATGTCGAGTTGACACCGTCAAATATCAGGTCTCTGTGTGAAGTCCTGATGTACGACGATAAACTGGAAAAGGTCACACACGACTGCTATAGAGTAACCTTGGAGAGTATTTTACAAATGAACCAAGGTGAGAGTCAAATGGAGGCAGGAAACCAAGCAtcagaggatgaagaagaattttcCATATTTAACTATTTCAAGATGTTCCCCGCCTCCAAGCATGACAAAGAAGTGGTCTATTTCGATGAATGGACAATTTAA
- the SWM2 gene encoding Swm2p (similar to Saccharomyces cerevisiae SWM2 (YNR004W); ancestral locus Anc_1.433), which translates to MIDLYTYSSLEGLLNGLTDLTRIPKEYSPLLEPYFQNIANHADLKSRALKICRSNFRKWNIENAKTVNPEVIRRCLNLWYVLKGKEYKKLKNPPPANNIIKDEIDVSKIKHLNVARIEYDESGEHISNPLENLILEEVEVNDYIKE; encoded by the coding sequence ATGATAGATTTATATACCTACTCAAGCTTAGAGGGTTTACTAAACGGGCTAACAGACTTGACTAGAATTCCGAAGGAATACTCTCCACTATTGGAGCCTTATTTTCAGAATATAGCAAATCATGCGGATCTGAAATCCAGAGCCCTCAAGATATGTCGTTCTAACTTCCGTAAATGGAACATagaaaatgcaaaaacAGTCAATCCTGAAGTTATAAGAAGGTGTCTTAACTTGTGGTATGTCCTGAAGGGTAAGGAATAtaaaaagttgaagaatCCTCCGCCCGctaataatattatcaaaGATGAGATTGATGTGTCGAAAATCAAACACCTAAATGTAGCGAGAATAGAATATGACGAATCTGGTGAACATATAAGTAACCCATTAGAAAATTTAATCTTGGAAGAGGTTGAAGTAAACGATTACATAAAGGAATAA